Genomic window (Prosthecochloris aestuarii DSM 271):
TCAGGAAGTCGATCACTGCTTGAGCATTTTTCCCCCTGTCGATATAGTCTCCAAGAAATACAAGCTGGTCAGATGGTTGCAGCTCAAGCTGCCGGCAGAGCTTTTTCAGCGATGCGATACATCCGTGAATGTCGCCGACAGCAATGATTCTGGCGTTCTGGGAAATCGATTCAGGCATGGAGTAAGGAGAGCTCCTCTTTTCTATTGATCATCAGACGGGCTCTTTTCTTTATTTTTTTTCAGATTGCTTGATTGATCAATCAGCCCCCGGCCGCATTTATTTATTTTTCCTGATTTGTTCAGGTCGTTATAAACGGCGTCGAGAATTCCGTTGACAAATTTACTGCTTTTGTCCGTGCTGTTGAATTTTTTTGCGATCTCGATAGCTTCATTGATCGATACTTTTGGAGGAATATCTTCGAAATAGAGAATTTCCGCCATGGCCATTCGAAGTATGTTTTTATCAATGATGGCGATCCGGCTCATATCCCAGTTGAAGGTATGCTTTGAGATATATTGATCGATCTCTTCCCTGTTGTCCACAATAGCTCCCAGCAGCTGTTTGAAAAACCTGATAGCCTTGGGATCCTTTGATATTTCCGGTGTGATCAGCCAGTCTCCAGCCGTTGCGGTATCGGTATCGCGAACGTCAAGGGTGTAGAGCGCCTGTACAATTTTTTCGCGTATGTGTCGTCGATGAGCCTTCATAAAAGAGCAGTTGATTTAATTAAAATGAGACAATGCTTCTGATGACCTTTTCTGTATCGCTGAAATCTTCAAAAAGAGCATCAGGCTTGTGTTCCAGGAGGGTTTCGGAGGAGTAGTTTCCGGTTGCTACGGCAATGCATCTGGCCTCGATTGCCCTGGCGCACCTGATATCGTGTTCTGTGTCACCGATGATGATGACCTCTTGTGGCGTAAATGTTTTTCCCGTGATATTTCTGGCGCGTTCGACCGCTATGGCGGGGAGATCGTTGCGATGCCTGGCATCATCAGCGAACGCTCCAAAAGAAAAATAATGGTTGATCGAGGGAAGGTGGAGCTTGTGGCGCCCTGAGCCTTCAAAGTTACCTGTCAGCAGGCCAAGAAGAATGTCGTCGCGTTCTGAAAGCGAAGCAAGAAGTTCCGGAATGCCGTTCATCAGGATAATATCGTCGGCTTTGGCCTGCTGACGGAAAAGTTCGATATAGGTTTGTTTGACCTGTTCAAAACCCAGAGCGATCTCTTTATCGGTCAGGCCTGTGCTCTGAAGAACTTCGTAGATGATAACGCTGTCCATTTTGCCGGCAAAATTGTGTTGCCGGGCACTTCCTTCGGTATCATAGACTTCAATAAGGGCATCAATTAACGTCTGACGGTTAATATTGCCTACTGTCAGAAGGGTGCCATCAATGTCAAAGAGAACAAGTTTATTCAGCATCGTTTCCTGATGAACGTTCCGCATGTTTTTTTTCCAGTTTGACTGGAATGAGTTTCGATACCCCTTCTTCTTCCATTGTCACTCCATAGAGTGCCCGGGAAGAAGCCATGGTCTTCTTGTTGTGCGTAACAATAATAAATTGGGTGTTATTCTCAAATTTTTTGAGGAGTTTAATGAAACGATCGACGTTTGCGTCATCCAGCGGAGCGTCGACTTCATCCAGAATACAGAACGGACTGGGTTTGACAAGGTAGATGGAAAACAGCAGGGATAAAGCGGTCA
Coding sequences:
- a CDS encoding HAD family hydrolase translates to MLNKLVLFDIDGTLLTVGNINRQTLIDALIEVYDTEGSARQHNFAGKMDSVIIYEVLQSTGLTDKEIALGFEQVKQTYIELFRQQAKADDIILMNGIPELLASLSERDDILLGLLTGNFEGSGRHKLHLPSINHYFSFGAFADDARHRNDLPAIAVERARNITGKTFTPQEVIIIGDTEHDIRCARAIEARCIAVATGNYSSETLLEHKPDALFEDFSDTEKVIRSIVSF
- the nusB gene encoding transcription antitermination factor NusB, yielding MKAHRRHIREKIVQALYTLDVRDTDTATAGDWLITPEISKDPKAIRFFKQLLGAIVDNREEIDQYISKHTFNWDMSRIAIIDKNILRMAMAEILYFEDIPPKVSINEAIEIAKKFNSTDKSSKFVNGILDAVYNDLNKSGKINKCGRGLIDQSSNLKKNKEKSPSDDQ